One region of Exiguobacterium acetylicum genomic DNA includes:
- a CDS encoding PadR family transcriptional regulator, giving the protein MSSTQMLKGILDGCLLALIAEEEIYGYELATKLKAYGFADISEGTIYPLLIRMQKLGWIEATSRVSPSGPKRKYYSITTSGAEELTAFKERWQHLSTSVESILKEDD; this is encoded by the coding sequence ATGTCATCGACGCAAATGTTAAAGGGGATTCTCGACGGTTGTTTACTTGCACTGATCGCGGAAGAAGAGATTTATGGCTACGAACTGGCGACGAAACTGAAAGCATACGGTTTCGCTGACATCAGCGAAGGAACAATCTATCCCTTATTGATCCGGATGCAAAAACTGGGCTGGATCGAAGCGACTTCACGCGTCTCTCCGTCCGGTCCAAAACGGAAGTATTATTCGATCACGACGAGCGGTGCAGAAGAACTCACCGCATTCAAGGAAAGATGGCAACACCTTTCGACAAGTGTTGAAAGTATTTTAAAGGAGGATGATTGA
- a CDS encoding GNAT family N-acetyltransferase has product MNLPDTIETPRHLLRRWQENDAAALYAYAKDPTVGPKAGWAPHASLDESQEVIGIFQASPGEYAVTDKETGAVIGSFGFHFNRRPDDSITHDRQVEIGYVLAPDYWGEGRMPEIVEAILNFIFRELPIDIVWCGHFDFNDQSRRVVEKLGFTPVLDRPFVLERIDGRTVTSHVYNWTRERYEAEKGIQNK; this is encoded by the coding sequence ATGAACTTACCAGATACTATCGAAACGCCACGGCACCTGTTACGCCGTTGGCAAGAAAACGATGCAGCCGCATTGTATGCTTACGCCAAGGATCCAACTGTCGGACCAAAAGCAGGCTGGGCGCCGCACGCGTCACTTGACGAAAGCCAAGAAGTGATCGGCATTTTCCAAGCGTCACCTGGCGAGTATGCCGTTACCGATAAGGAGACGGGAGCAGTCATCGGGAGCTTCGGATTTCACTTCAATCGTCGGCCGGACGATTCGATCACCCATGACCGTCAAGTCGAGATCGGCTATGTCCTCGCACCTGATTACTGGGGAGAAGGGCGGATGCCGGAAATCGTTGAAGCAATACTTAATTTCATCTTCCGGGAACTACCAATCGATATCGTTTGGTGTGGTCACTTTGATTTCAATGACCAATCACGCCGTGTCGTTGAAAAACTTGGGTTTACGCCTGTTCTTGACCGACCATTCGTCTTAGAACGAATCGACGGACGGACCGTGACGAGCCATGTCTACAACTGGACGCGTGAGCGGTATGAGGCAGAGAAGGGAATACAGAATAAATAA
- a CDS encoding ABC transporter substrate-binding protein — protein MLWKTCRNGHYSIATLADAIHLSPKQTKRYLNKWQEDGWIGYTSGRGRGNLSELVWLRHVEREYAKRMLERIDRDSIESVTEELTWDWSPAQAGRFMRQLERKFGYTQTTSDALLIPRKRNFLTTHPLEAADIHSAHLVQNVFNRLFTIDVDGNIQGELAHHYIWNGTTLSLFLRKDVRFHDGSLLTSKEVTKSLRALIKYPAYAYSYRHVKQIVSNGPYRVDLTLDQRRSSILPQLASIHTSIIKDGIGTGPFQLTQHDDKKTVLTAFPNYFGIRALLDRIEFIQMPEQYDPVYRTSASDSSPIDTIATQSGFGLVLLHPRAGGPFESKAARHYIHRLVAEVRGGIHDFHERAQPNDCGFLESYSQPYTVPDGPAVLFTQPIRIKLTDFTDKVTRWLCQRFDQDGIPYEFVEVGFEESITDFHAYDTIDLAIHAEVFERNIQYAFYQFMTNTFSPPIRLFQQMPEMLKLIEQYDATPFEDWLPIHQSIERYLIDESYFIPFYHDTRLIPYPIELQNITIDSFGYFDFSKLWISNQS, from the coding sequence ATGTTATGGAAGACTTGCCGAAATGGACACTACTCGATTGCGACGCTTGCCGACGCCATCCATCTCAGTCCTAAACAAACGAAACGATATCTCAATAAATGGCAGGAAGACGGTTGGATTGGTTACACGAGTGGTCGCGGACGAGGCAACTTAAGTGAACTCGTCTGGTTGCGTCACGTTGAACGGGAATATGCGAAACGTATGCTCGAGCGGATCGACCGTGACTCGATCGAATCGGTGACGGAGGAACTGACATGGGACTGGTCGCCAGCGCAAGCAGGACGCTTCATGCGGCAACTCGAACGAAAATTCGGCTATACACAGACAACGTCTGATGCGTTATTGATTCCGCGAAAACGGAATTTCTTAACGACCCACCCGTTAGAAGCAGCGGATATCCATAGTGCCCACCTCGTCCAGAACGTCTTCAACCGGCTGTTTACGATCGATGTCGACGGCAACATCCAAGGTGAACTCGCCCATCATTATATTTGGAACGGAACGACGCTCAGCCTCTTCTTACGGAAGGACGTCCGCTTTCATGACGGCTCGCTCCTGACGAGTAAGGAAGTGACGAAGAGTCTGCGTGCTTTGATCAAATATCCGGCTTACGCCTATTCCTACCGGCACGTGAAACAAATCGTCTCGAACGGTCCGTACCGGGTCGATCTCACACTCGATCAGCGCCGGAGTTCAATTTTGCCGCAACTTGCCTCGATACATACGAGCATCATCAAGGATGGCATTGGGACAGGACCGTTCCAACTGACGCAACATGACGACAAGAAAACCGTTCTGACAGCGTTCCCGAATTACTTTGGCATCCGTGCCCTGCTCGACCGGATTGAGTTCATCCAGATGCCGGAGCAATATGACCCGGTCTACCGGACATCGGCATCTGACTCCAGTCCGATTGATACGATCGCAACGCAATCCGGGTTTGGTCTCGTTTTGCTCCATCCACGCGCCGGTGGTCCGTTTGAATCAAAAGCCGCGCGACATTATATCCACCGGCTCGTCGCGGAAGTTCGTGGTGGCATTCACGACTTCCATGAACGGGCACAACCGAACGACTGTGGTTTTCTTGAGTCCTATAGTCAACCGTATACTGTCCCGGATGGTCCTGCCGTTTTGTTCACGCAACCGATCCGAATCAAGCTGACTGATTTTACGGACAAGGTGACACGCTGGCTCTGTCAGCGATTTGATCAAGACGGGATTCCGTACGAGTTCGTCGAGGTCGGCTTTGAAGAGAGCATCACGGATTTTCACGCTTACGATACGATTGATCTCGCCATCCATGCCGAAGTGTTCGAGCGAAATATCCAGTACGCCTTTTATCAGTTCATGACGAACACGTTCTCACCACCGATCCGACTGTTTCAGCAGATGCCAGAGATGTTGAAATTGATCGAACAATATGATGCGACACCGTTCGAAGACTGGCTTCCGATCCACCAATCGATCGAGCGTTACTTGATCGACGAATCGTATTTCATCCCGTTCTATCACGATACACGACTGATTCCGTATCCGATCGAATTGCAAAACATCACGATCGACTCTTTCGGTTACTTTGATTTCTCGAAGCTCTGGATTTCCAACCAATCGTGA
- the hemB gene encoding porphobilinogen synthase, giving the protein MENFPTIRMRRNRKDDWNRRLVAQHEVTVNDLIWPIFVKEESGVEEIDAMPGQFRVGLDSVVQHVKEAVELGIPAIALFPVVPEHKKDAMGTEALNPHNVICQATKLLKEAYPNVGLIGDVALDPYTTHGHDGIVIDGYVDNDESVRVLVQQALILAKAGIDVIAPSDMMDGRIHAIRTALDNENLYNTRIMSYAAKYASGYYGPFRDALNSSKHLKGDKKTYQMDPANSDEALREVELDIKEGADMIMVKPGLPYLDIVQRVKSTFSVPTFAYQVSGEYSMMMASFEKGWLDPDVVILETLLAFKRGGCDGILTYFALDAARKLQARNK; this is encoded by the coding sequence ATGGAAAACTTCCCGACGATTCGAATGAGAAGAAATCGAAAGGACGACTGGAACCGTCGTTTAGTCGCGCAACATGAGGTGACTGTGAATGATCTAATTTGGCCAATCTTCGTTAAGGAGGAGAGTGGTGTTGAGGAAATCGATGCGATGCCAGGTCAATTCCGAGTCGGTTTAGATAGCGTCGTACAACATGTGAAGGAAGCAGTAGAACTCGGAATTCCGGCAATAGCATTATTCCCAGTCGTTCCAGAGCATAAGAAGGACGCAATGGGTACGGAAGCATTGAATCCCCATAATGTCATTTGCCAGGCAACGAAGCTTCTCAAGGAAGCATATCCGAATGTCGGTTTAATCGGGGATGTCGCTTTAGATCCATACACGACTCATGGTCATGATGGGATAGTCATTGATGGATACGTCGATAATGACGAGAGTGTACGAGTGCTCGTACAACAAGCATTAATTTTAGCGAAGGCTGGAATTGATGTCATTGCACCTTCTGATATGATGGATGGTCGTATACATGCGATTCGAACTGCGTTAGATAACGAAAACCTCTACAATACTAGAATCATGTCATATGCGGCAAAATATGCTTCAGGATACTACGGTCCATTTCGTGATGCCTTAAATTCAAGTAAGCATCTCAAAGGGGATAAAAAAACATATCAAATGGATCCAGCCAACTCTGATGAAGCCTTGCGAGAAGTCGAATTAGATATCAAAGAAGGGGCAGATATGATCATGGTGAAACCAGGTCTCCCTTATTTAGATATCGTTCAACGTGTCAAATCGACATTTTCTGTTCCGACATTTGCTTATCAGGTGAGTGGGGAGTATTCAATGATGATGGCATCATTTGAAAAAGGATGGCTCGACCCCGATGTAGTGATTCTCGAAACACTCCTAGCTTTCAAACGCGGCGGATGTGACGGTATTCTCACTTATTTTGCATTGGATGCTGCTCGGAAGTTACAAGCTCGAAATAAATAA
- a CDS encoding MDR family MFS transporter, with protein sequence MKWKEIPKPIKVRLITSFFNRAVSFSIMPFMALLFVRAFNEVIAGAFLIAMVFVSFITNLLGGYLADRFSRKRLLVTTSALTALTFITMTISLTLDWMLLFMVIYAVFSVTSNLGRPAMSAIIIDATTKENRQAVYALDYWLINLSIAIGTALGGWLYVSNQLLLFWILSFTSSVLPIAYFLFLDDTPRTWQRQKLRGVLTDIFTSYQLAWRDRPFVKVVFGSMCILAAEFSMGSYVAVRLADSFEPLSFAGWSINGVRMMSIINIENTLLVVTLTFIVQRLAKRLSPRRTLAAGLMLYTIGYVVVTSANSMTALMVFIFIATIGELLYSPVLNTQKANMMPADQRGAYSAFAGTSFAGADLLSRSTILVGTFLIPSMMSVYLGLILLTGFGLVYTSLFVKESVERERNVS encoded by the coding sequence ATGAAATGGAAAGAAATACCGAAACCAATTAAAGTACGTCTCATCACATCGTTTTTCAACCGGGCTGTCTCGTTCTCCATCATGCCGTTCATGGCCCTCTTGTTTGTCCGGGCATTCAACGAAGTCATCGCCGGTGCATTTTTGATCGCGATGGTCTTCGTCAGCTTCATCACGAATCTACTCGGCGGATATCTTGCCGACCGCTTTTCCCGCAAACGTCTGCTCGTCACGACTTCTGCGCTCACAGCGCTGACGTTCATCACGATGACGATCTCATTGACACTCGACTGGATGTTGTTGTTCATGGTCATCTACGCTGTCTTCTCGGTGACGAGTAATCTTGGTCGGCCGGCAATGAGCGCAATCATCATCGATGCAACGACGAAAGAGAACCGCCAAGCGGTTTATGCGCTCGACTACTGGTTGATCAATCTCTCGATCGCCATCGGTACGGCGCTCGGGGGCTGGCTCTATGTCAGTAACCAATTGCTGTTGTTCTGGATCTTGAGCTTCACGTCGTCCGTTTTACCAATTGCATACTTCCTGTTTCTTGACGACACACCACGGACATGGCAACGTCAAAAACTTCGTGGTGTCCTCACGGATATTTTCACGAGCTATCAACTCGCTTGGCGGGACCGTCCGTTCGTTAAGGTTGTCTTCGGTTCGATGTGTATCTTAGCGGCTGAGTTTTCGATGGGCAGTTATGTCGCCGTCCGACTCGCCGATTCGTTTGAACCGTTATCATTTGCCGGGTGGTCGATCAACGGGGTTCGAATGATGAGTATCATCAACATCGAAAATACGTTACTCGTCGTCACGTTGACGTTCATCGTCCAGCGACTAGCGAAGCGCTTGTCTCCGCGCCGGACGCTCGCTGCGGGTCTCATGCTGTACACGATCGGTTATGTTGTCGTGACGAGTGCCAACAGCATGACGGCACTGATGGTCTTCATCTTCATCGCAACGATTGGCGAGTTGCTCTACTCCCCGGTCTTGAACACACAAAAAGCGAATATGATGCCAGCCGATCAACGTGGGGCGTACTCAGCATTCGCCGGGACGTCGTTTGCTGGAGCGGACTTACTTTCCCGGTCGACGATTCTCGTCGGGACCTTCTTGATTCCGTCGATGATGAGTGTATACCTTGGATTGATCCTCTTGACGGGCTTTGGATTAGTCTATACGAGTCTGTTCGTGAAGGAATCGGTCGAACGAGAGCGAAACGTATCTTAA